The Ardenticatenales bacterium genome segment CAAAAACAAACTGGCGATGTGCCCCGACCATTTGTTTACCAGCCAGAGGTAACTGTTCCACTGGCCAACGGTCTGTATAAAGGGTGTGAGCCGTTTGAGCTTTCATTTTGACGTTGGTAGCCACAAGCAAGGGCGTATCGTAGCGAGGGTCGTTGATGGCATAAACATCAAAGAGGTCAGCGTTAGGGTCAGGTGCGATATCAGGGCGTACCAGGTCATACCATGCCTGAACCGTAATCGTCGCGCCACTCTCTATTGCCCAGCTAAACGTGGCGTCCGGTTTAGAAGCAGCAATTTCCTTCCCCTTGTGCTTACGGGTCAAAGGCCGAACGAGGTCTCCTTTTGTGGGTGGCTTGCCTTTTTTGCCTGTTGTGTCTCGCAGATAGTTGCGCCGGGCGGTGAAGTTCTTGGACAATCGTAGGAGAAAGCGGGCCACTTTAGCTTCATGACAGCCTTTGATTTTGAAGCCCGCATCGACCAGCATGATCTCTGACGTATTCAGGGTACGGCTCACCTGGTTGAGTAGCTCTTTTTTGAGCGCGGCTTCGCTGGGGTCTTTGGGGTCAACCCGTAGAATAGCGCAAGGTAGGGCAATCCGCTTACCCGCCACCTCGCCAATCCGCGTGACCAGTCCGAGAATGACGGCGGGCAAGGCTTTCTCGGCGATGCTGTGGTAATACTTGGATTGTAACCCTTGCAGTTTGGGTCGCCAGAAAGGAGTCGTATCAACGGCCACCACCCCATACCCTTCATAACAACGTGGTTGCCATCGTTGCTGCTCCTCCATATATTGGTTCCAGGCAACCATGAGTTCGCTAATTTGCCACATGCCGCTATGAAAGGCTTTCCAGGCTCGACGAACGGCCTGTTCACCAATGCCCGTTGATTGCAGAGCGGGGAAAACTGCTCCTCTATGGGGCAAGAGCGAACCGTTAATCAACATCCAGAGAAAATGAAGCATGGCTAAATTTGTGCCCACATATAAGCCAGATACAATTGATGTGAGGGCCAACATAGTTGGTTCGACGACTGGTGGCATGTTTTGGGTCTCCTTTGTGATGAAAGGTCTTTCCCATAAACATGCCACCATTTCTCTTTTTTGTCACGTACCAGTTAGCGGAAAGTAGAGATTAAGATGCAAATGACAATTGATGTTCCCAGCGAATTGGCTGAACTGTTGAAAATACTGCAAAATCGGTTGCCAGAATTATTAGAACGGGCCGCACGTGACCTTTTGCGGGAACAGGAAAGTGGCACGACTGTAGATGAAACCATGATTCTGGAGCTGCTGGTTTCAACGCCCAAGCCAGAGGCGTTACTTGCCTTGCATCCCTCCCCGGCGCTGCAAGCGCGCGCCGGCGAGCTACTGGCTGCCAGTAAGGAGGGTACCCTATCACGTCGCGGCGAAGCAGAATTGGAACGCATCTTGCTGTTGGTGCGCATGGCTAAGGCAAACGCTTATAAACAACTGGGAGAGGCTGCGTGACGGATTGGATTCCGTTGGACCTTCGCCGTCTTGTCAGAGAGCGGGCTGCCGAACGGTGCGAATATTGTCTTTTCCCCCAGGCGGCAGCCTGGTTATCCTTTGAAGTGGAACACATCATTGCGCGCAAACATCGAGGCCAAACAGTTGCCGGCAACACGGCTCTCGCCTATCCTGACTGCAATCGTTTTAAGGGCACAGATTTAGGCTCGATTGACCCAGAGACCGGGCAACTGACGCCCTTCTCCCCTCCCCTGAGCCGCCCACGCAGGTGGAGATAGATGCCTCCTCATGGCGACGGATGGCGTTATTGGCGAGGCTGGGCGCGCGGGCGTCACGCTGATTCTCAACAATTCACGCAGCCAGAAGGTGTTCCGCACTGAATGGGATGGGCTTTCAGGATAGGGTGCGCTCAGTCCTAAAGGAGGAGGTATGGCAATGCGAGTGACAAAAGATGCGATGGTGGCGTTAGGCTACGGCAAATACTTCCGCGCCGATCACATTGTCGGATTAGTGCCCATCGAAGAGGGACGCGGGCCGGGGCAGCGCACCTACGTGTATGTAGAAGGGCACGGTGCGCCAGTTGTCGCTTCCCGTTCCGAGTCCGCCATCCTGCGCGACATGGTGGAAACGCCGCGCGAGATCACCCGCGCGCGGGAGCAGCACCACCTGTTGGCGGACATCTTGGACAGCGTCAAAAATCTGGACCCGACGCTGCGGTCGATCATCAGAAGCCAGGGCCAATGGGACCTGACGCGGTTGGAAGAGCAAATTATGGACCTGTTGGAAGAGGTGGAAAGCTAGGCCCCCGTGTTTGCCGACCTACCCCCGTTGGATTTACTGGCGCGGCAGTCTGATTGGTTGGCGCCGGCGCGGGCGCGGCTGTTGCGACGGCTGGGCGTGGCTCACCGGCGGCGCGTATTGGACCTGGGCGCGGGCTATGGCGTGGTCACGGCGGAACTGGCGCGGCGCAGTGATGGCCTGGTTGTCGCCCTGGACCGCCGGGAGATGGCCCTGCGCGCCGCCGCCCCGATAGCGGGCGCGGCGCGGGTGGCCGGGGATGGGGGGCGGCTGCCTTTTGCGGCGGGCGCGTTTGACCTTGTTTTTTCGCAGTTGGTTTGGCTGTGGCTGCCTCTGGCGGAGGCTTTGCCGGAGGTCTGGCGCGTGCTGGCTCCGGGCGGCGCGTTGGTGGCGCTGGAACCGGATTACGGGGGGCTGATTGAGCATCCGCCTGCCGTGGCGGTGGGGGAGGTGTGGCGGGCGGCGCTGGCGCGTGCGGGGGGGGATGCGTTGGTGGGGCGGAAAATGCCGGCATTATTAGCCGCGCAAGGGTTTATAGTCCAGGTTGACCTCTTTCCCACCCTGTCACCGCCCGCCGCGGCCCGTTTTGATCTGCTGCGCGGTCTTCCCCTGACGTCCCTGGAGCGGCAAGTCGTGGATAAAGCCGATACCGCCAGTGTCCACCTGCGCGGCGTTTGGGAACAAGTCGTGCATTTACCCTTCTTTCTCATCACCGCCGTGCGCCCCTGAACACCAAGATTGGCTCGTTCTTGGCGAACGACCCGATCTAATCCTTCAAACTGGCGCCGCACATCGCGTATGATTTCAGCGCCAGTCCTAAACGGAAAAGGCATGGAGATTGCCTCCATGCCTTTTCCTGGCAGTGATACGGGCGCTCAGGGCGCATCCAAAAACAAAGTGCAAACGAACTGGCGATGCAATTCGTATCTTATTTCAGCGCTACTCCTTATCGGGGCCAGGGGCCGAGGATAACCGTGTCCACCGCGTGAATCACACCATTGGAGGCGTCCACGTTGGCGATAATTACTTTGGCGTCATCGTTGACGTAGATGCTGCCATCGTAGAACTTCAGACCCGCCTTCTGCCCATTCGCCATCGTCACGTCGCCCAACAGGGTCAGGGCTTTGTCCGCGTTCACTTCTCCCGCAATGACGTGGTACAGCAGAATGTCCGTCAACTCCGCTTCGCTGAAAGTAGTCGCAATGTTGTCCGCATTCAGGCCCAGCTTGGCGAAGGCATCGTCCGTGGGGGCGAAGACGGTCCACTGCCCGCTGGAGAGGGTATCAACCAGGCCGGCGGCTTTGACCGCGGCCACCAGGGTGGTGAAGCGCCCATCGTTCACGGCGATGTCCACAATCGTGCTGCCTGTTGCCGTGGTTGTAGAACTCGTGGTGGCAGCGGCAGCCGTGTCCGCGCTGCGCGGCCAGGGGCCGAGAATAACGGTGTCCACGGCGTGGATCACGCCGTTAGCAGCCGTGACGTCCGGGATGATTACTTTGGCGTCATCATTGATGTAAATGTTCCCATTGAAGACCTTCAGGCCCGCTTTTTCCCCATTCGCCATGATGATGTCGCCCACGGCAGCCTGGGCTTTGCTGGAGCTGACTTCGCCCGACAGGACATGATACAGCAGGATATTGGTTAGTTCCGCCTCGCTGAAAGCGGAGGCGATGTTGTCCGCATTTAAGCCCAACTTGGCAAAAGCATCATCGGTGGGGGCAAAAACGGTCCAACTGCCACCCGAGAGGGTGTCGGCCAGGTCCGCCGCAGTGACAGCCGCGACGAGGGTGGTGAAGCGTCCGTCTTCGACGGCGATCTCTACGATATTTCGCTGATCACGGGCCAGGGCCGCGGGAACCGCGATGATCAGGGCCAGAAACAGCAGTACAAGAGTGGAAATAGAACGACGCATTTTACATTTCTCCTTAGCTATAGTTTGTGAGCGCACTTTTTTAGGAAGCTGCGCAATGTGACATGGGCGAATTGCTTGTTACAAAGACAAGTTTACAGAATGCACAGATATTGCACAACTAAATCCAGCTTTCGTTAATGTTTTGTTCATGTGCCGGCATTCCCTAAATAACGGCGCACATATCCGCTTCTGTCTCCATCTCTCTTGCCGCAACCCGCCGCCCACGGAAATTCATCGCCAAAGTTGGTGACGTTCGTCACTTGCTGCTGCCTGACACGCCGTCTATCTTGAAGCATGAGCGCAACCACGAAGCGCGCGTGCCGTGATCGTCTGGCCAGGCAGCCTGCGCCTGACCCAATCGGCCCATTGTCCCGGCCGATGGCCGCAAGGATGGGGAGCGACATTGACTTCAGGCTCCGGGGGGAGATCGCCCATCCACACAATGTACCCTCTCAAAGCGTAACGACTATCGCTCTCTGGAAAATTGGTCCAATCTGGCTTAGTAGTTACCTCAAAGCTATCAACTGCTGATCACCTATTAACACCAATCAAGGAGAAAGCCATGTTTCGCCGTCTCATACTCTGGCTATCTGTTCCCCTATTCCTATTGATATGCTTCAACACGGCGCACACGCAGGCCGCCCCCGTCGATCTGCAAGGGACGTCCCTGGTGGCCGTGACGCTGACCATGGAGGATGATCTGGCCCATTTCGCGCAAACGGGGCTACCCCTCTACACGCAACTTCAGGGACGTGATGGCGCGTATCTGCTCACGGGTGCGGATGCCCCTGGCCTCGCGGCGTTGCAACAGGCCGGGCTGGACGCACGCATCCTGGATGCGGATATGCGTGGCGCTGCCTACTACCTGGCCTATGTGATGCCCCATCGCGCCGCGCCAACCTGGGTGGATTATGGGCGTTTGCTGCTTGACGATGGACGGCAGGTGCTGCTGCGGATGACGCCCACGGC includes the following:
- a CDS encoding fasciclin domain-containing protein — protein: MRRSISTLVLLFLALIIAVPAALARDQRNIVEIAVEDGRFTTLVAAVTAADLADTLSGGSWTVFAPTDDAFAKLGLNADNIASAFSEAELTNILLYHVLSGEVSSSKAQAAVGDIIMANGEKAGLKVFNGNIYINDDAKVIIPDVTAANGVIHAVDTVILGPWPRSADTAAAATTSSTTTATGSTIVDIAVNDGRFTTLVAAVKAAGLVDTLSSGQWTVFAPTDDAFAKLGLNADNIATTFSEAELTDILLYHVIAGEVNADKALTLLGDVTMANGQKAGLKFYDGSIYVNDDAKVIIANVDASNGVIHAVDTVILGPWPR
- a CDS encoding HNH endonuclease; protein product: MPLDLRRLVRERAAERCEYCLFPQAAAWLSFEVEHIIARKHRGQTVAGNTALAYPDCNRFKGTDLGSIDPETGQLTPFSPPLSRPRRWR
- a CDS encoding methyltransferase domain-containing protein — its product is MFADLPPLDLLARQSDWLAPARARLLRRLGVAHRRRVLDLGAGYGVVTAELARRSDGLVVALDRREMALRAAAPIAGAARVAGDGGRLPFAAGAFDLVFSQLVWLWLPLAEALPEVWRVLAPGGALVALEPDYGGLIEHPPAVAVGEVWRAALARAGGDALVGRKMPALLAAQGFIVQVDLFPTLSPPAAARFDLLRGLPLTSLERQVVDKADTASVHLRGVWEQVVHLPFFLITAVRP